One window of the Strix uralensis isolate ZFMK-TIS-50842 chromosome 3, bStrUra1, whole genome shotgun sequence genome contains the following:
- the ENPP5 gene encoding ectonucleotide pyrophosphatase/phosphodiesterase family member 5 translates to MLPQKRGRTPSRIAMNCYWKVLAIFSLFLPSALSFQPAQPRVLLVSFDGFRWDYIYKVSTPNFHYAMENGVHVKQVTNVFVTKTYPNHYTMVTGLYAESHGIVANEMYDPILNETFSLNKMDIHNSKFWEEASPIWVSNQREGHKTGAAMWPGTDVKIHGVFPTYFMPYNESVSFEDRVASLIHWFTSEEPINFGLLYWEQPDEMGHILGPENPLMGPIISDIDKKLGYLMSELKKAKLWDVINVIITSDHGMSQSSSERLIELDQYVNRALYKVIDHSPAVAILPKEGKLDEVYEALADAHPNMSVYKKEQIPDRFHYKHNSRIQPILAVADKGWEIVYNRSDSFQFGNHGYDNILPEMHPIFLAVGPAFRKNATKEVMNATDLYPLLCHLLGINPLPNNGSFNAVKDILAEEFPVALGGDIYATIIGVFLGSFLVMVFTAVFVKHFVLTQANTMQMQHTEAAQPLLQD, encoded by the exons ATGTTGCCTCAGAAGAGGGGACGAACACCTTCCAGAATAGCCATGAACTGTTATTGGAAAGTCCTGGCAATTTTCTCACTATTTCTTCCAAGTGCATTGTCTTTCCAGCCAGCCCAACCCAGAGTGTTACTAGTATCTTTTGATGGATTTCGATGGGATTACATCTATAAAGTCTCAACTCCCAATTTTCATTATGCCATGGAGAATGGTGTGCATGTCAAACAGGTCACTAACGTGTTTGTAACAAAAACGTATCCTAATCATTATACAATGGTGACTGGTCTCTATGCAGAAAGCCACGGTATAGTTGCTAATGAGATGTATGATCCTATTCTGAATGAAACTTTCTCTCTGAACAAAATGGATATCCATAACTCCAAGTTCTGGGAAGAAGCCAGCCCAATATGGGTTTCGAACCAGAGGGAAGGACATAAAACCGGGGCAGCTATGTGGCCTGGAACAGATGTGAAAATACATGGAGTCTTTCCTACATATTTTATGCCCTACAATGAATCTGTTTCCTTTGAAGATAGAGTTGCAAGTCTTATTCACTGGTTTACATCAGAAGAACCCATAAACTTTGGTCTCCTATACTGGGAACAGCCTGATGAGATGGGCCATATTCTGGGCCCAGAAAACCCACTTATGGGACCGATAATTAGTGATATTGACAAAAAGCTGGGGTATCTTATGTCTGAACTGAAGAAGGCGAAGCTGTGGGATGTGATAAATGTCATAATCACAAGTGATCATGGAATGTCACAGTCTTCCTCGGAAAGGCTCATTGAGCTTGATCAGTACGTGAATAGAGCACTCTATAAAGTCATTGACCATTCTCCTGCAGTAGCTATTTTGCCAAAAGAAG gcAAACTGGATGAAGTATACGAAGCTTTGGCCGATGCTCATCCCAACATGTCTGTATATAAAAAGGAGCAGATTCCAGATAGATTCCATTACAAACACAACAGTAGAATTCAGCCAATCTTAGCAGTGGCTGATAAAGGATGGGAAATCGTATATAATAGGTCTGACAGTTTTCAAT TTGGTAATCATGGATATGACAACATTTTACCAGAAATGCATCCAATTTTTTTGGCAGTTGGGCCTGCTTTCAGAAAGAATGCCACCAAAGAAGTCATGAATGCTACAGACTTGTACCCCTTATTGTGCCATCTACTTGGTATTAACCCACTGCCCAACAACGGTTCCTTCAATGCTGTGAAAGATATACTTGCTGAAGAATTTCCTGTAGCCTTGGGAGGAGATATCTATGCCACTATTATAGGAGTCTTTCTGGGCAGCTTTCTTGTTATGGTTTTTACTGCAGTTTTTGTTAAGCATTTTGTCCTTACCCAAGCAAACACCATGCAAATGCAACATACTGAAGCTGCCCAGCCACTTTTGCAAGATTAA